The Haloarchaeobius amylolyticus genome window below encodes:
- a CDS encoding zf-TFIIB domain-containing protein, with protein sequence MKECPRCGSSLSRYALSEVEAYGCDSCGWVGIDVEHRSEPVRIESWQDAIRRFHQQFSDSELDEHAENLSRVEAERQAVMAEDEPAYEHAESADSDAVGDGDESGEDEETTTAEEAADEGTADDTESPTAEEDGATATTESDDGTEDGTESEDAADGTDADGADTEADPGAEAAPETAAPTNSQAE encoded by the coding sequence ATGAAAGAGTGCCCGCGCTGTGGGTCGTCGCTGAGTCGCTACGCGTTGAGCGAGGTCGAGGCGTACGGCTGTGATAGCTGTGGGTGGGTCGGCATCGACGTCGAACATCGGTCGGAGCCGGTCCGCATCGAGTCCTGGCAGGACGCCATCCGGCGCTTCCACCAGCAGTTCTCCGACAGCGAACTCGACGAGCACGCAGAGAACCTGAGCCGGGTCGAGGCGGAGCGCCAGGCGGTCATGGCAGAAGACGAGCCTGCGTACGAGCACGCGGAGTCGGCCGACAGCGACGCGGTCGGAGACGGCGACGAGAGTGGTGAAGACGAGGAGACGACCACGGCCGAGGAGGCTGCCGACGAGGGGACTGCGGACGATACGGAGTCGCCGACGGCCGAGGAAGACGGTGCGACCGCGACGACCGAGTCGGACGACGGTACCGAGGATGGCACAGAGAGCGAGGACGCTGCTGACGGTACCGACGCCGACGGCGCGGACACCGAGGCCGACCCCGGCGCCGAGGCGGCCCCCGAGACCGCCGCACCGACGAACTCCCAGGCCGAGTAG